Within Oncorhynchus keta strain PuntledgeMale-10-30-2019 unplaced genomic scaffold, Oket_V2 Un_contig_1863_pilon_pilon, whole genome shotgun sequence, the genomic segment TGCCCTTTAGTATGAGTGCTCATATGTGATGTTAGGCGATGTTTATAACCAAAGCCTTTGTAACATTCTTTGCACTGGtaaggtttctcccctgtgtgaacACGCTGATGACGTCTTAAATAGCTTAATGCGATGTAACCTTTCCTGCATACAGGACAGATATATGGTCTCTCTCCTGTATGAGCTCTCATATGCAATGTCAATTCTATCTTCTGGTTGAAGGCTTTGCCACAGTCTTTGCACTGATAAGGTTTCTCCCCTGTATGTATCCTTGAATGGACTGTCAAGCTTCCCTTCTGGCTAAACATTTTGCCACATTGTTTGCACTGGTATGGATTATCTCCTGTGTGTATCTTTGTATGTCTGTCCAAGTCGCCTTTCTGGATGAAGCTTTTGCCACATTGTTTGCACAGATAAGATTTCTCTCCCATGTGTGTTCTCGAATGGATGGTCAAGTGTCCCTTACGTGTGAAGCTGTTGCCACATTGTTTACACTGATATGGCTTCTCCACTGCAGCAGAGCAGTCTGGATGAACTGAAAGGGGCTGATCACTGGTTGGTTCTGCtactctgtagtcctctacatcAGGTTCTGTTTTGATCTCTTCAGTTATGATGATAGGTAGAGcgctcctctctccatcaccaacAATTTGGTTTTGGTAAAGACGTGAGGGCTGAGGTAAGTCCTCCTGACTGAGTCTGAGCTCCTGTTGTTCTTTAATCTGTGTGGGTTCTGGGTCCTCCTGCTCGAGGCTGGGGCTCCACTCCTGCTCACAGTTCTGCTGCTCAGGGGGAACGGCAGGAGACAGTAGCTGGAAGTCTGGAGGGGAAAAAATATATTCAAATATATTCAATCAATATAGACTTAATATATGTCATTTTGTTAGGAAGGCCTCTCTGTGCTCAAAAATAAAACTAGTCTACACTACAGCACGGAAAAGGCTATATATTTAACTTTAGAATTTGTTCAAATTACATTAAGTTTATGGTTAGGATTAAGGTAAGGGTCAGTTTTAGATTTTGGTTACAGGACAGGAGTGCCTTATACCCGGTACCCCAGCACGTGACTTAACAAAGCAATGTTGGCGAACCAGGAGTTGCATTCAAGGGTGCGCATAGCCAGAGGAAGAGGGAttctagttaccacagccacaaagtcaaagtTGGCTAAATTgtgaaaacaaacattttaatTCTTGATCTTAATTTaaggtgtggttaaggttaggtttaacaTTTTAAGATCCATTTTTGAAATAGGCGGAATTTAtggctttgtggctgtggtaactagtaacGACCGAGGAAGAGACAAAGCTCTTTGGCATGGGAGAGGCTATACGGACACGCCTGGTGCACAAAATTGATGATGCATGTCGCGCAGCAAGAGTTGAGTGGAGACAAACAGATTCTGTTCAGTCAATCATTGTAACTAGCTCTCTTATGTTTTCGTAAAGGGTCGCTAAACGAACTATGGGAACTCCTTCCCCTTCACGTGATCTGACTGAGATGATTTAATGTGATGAATTTGAAACTTGTCTGCCAAAGTAGGAACTTGTGAGATCGTTCAGATTCATTCCGTTTATCTGAGTAATCAACAACCACAAGGAGAATAAGATGAAACAGTCCATCAGTCAGGCCCATCTTTTTAAAGAATTACAATGTATTTAAATCTCTAGTTTAGTAAAATAagtagttttatttatttaaatctcAAGTTCAGTGAAATAAGTAGTTTTGTTGTAAATCACAAGGAAATGTTAACTCAGGTAAAGAGTGCCAGTCAGGCAGAAACATCTGAATGCTCTTAGTTTCCCTGTCTGATATGGCTGCTACTTAGAAATACTGTAACAGTAAATCATTGTCATTCACTGCTATCAACCTTTCTCCAATATAACCTCAGTTTACACAGACCTACTGCAGACCTTTGACAAATACATCCCCGTGTGAAAAGGCCTCCCATGGTCTATTTTTGTCAACGAGCTCAATGTATTCCAAACACTGGTGGTAACCAGATGATCCCAATAATTCAGGTAGTAAACGTTGGTAcagtgcagtgcattcggaaagtattcagaccccttgactttttccacattgttacgttacagccttattctaagatggattcaattgttttttccccctcatcaatctacacaaaataccccataatgagcaAAGaaaaggaaatatcacatttacataagtattcagaccctttactcagtactttgttgagccGCTTTTGGCGTCTTGTTGGGTATGAAGctagaagcttggcacacctgtatttggggagtttctcccattcttctctgcagatcctctcaagatctgtcaggttggatggggagcttcgctgcacagctattttcaggtctccagagatgttcaaatcgggttcaagtccgggctctggccagaccactcaaggacattcagagacttgtcccaaagccactcctgcgttatcttggctgtgtgcttagggtcgttgtcctgttggaaggtgaacctttgccccagtctgaggtcctgagcactctggagcaggttttcatcaaggatctctctgtactttgctccattcatcttcccctcaatcctgactagtcttcctgtcgctgaaaaaacatccccacagtatgatgctgccaccaccatgcttcaccgtagggatggtgccaggtttcctccagatgtaacgcttggtattcaggccaaagagaatcctttaggtgccttttggcaaactccaagtgcgctgtcatgtgccttttactgaggagtggcttccgtctggccactccaccataaagccctgattggtggagtgctgcagggaatagtagtccttctggaagattctcccatctccacagaggaactctggagctctgtcagagtgacaatcgggttcttggtcacctccctgaccaaggctcttctcccctgaTTGATCAGTTtagccaggtggccagctctaggaagagacttggtggttcaaaacttcttccatttaagaatgatggaggttaCTGTGTTCTAGGGAACCTtaaaatgctgcagaaatgttttggtacccttccccagctCTGTGCttctacacaatcctgtctcggagctctacgggcaattccttcgacctcatggcttggtttttgctcagacatccactgtcaactgtgggaccttatgtaga encodes:
- the LOC118363895 gene encoding zinc finger protein 41-like isoform X2, producing the protein MHVARCVMPKGISYTDMPCAQIDDVRRVETNGFGSVSRPDFQLLSPAVPPEQQNCEQEWSPSLEQEDPEPTQIKEQQELRLSQEDLPQPSRLYQNQIVGDGERSALPIIITEEIKTEPDVEDYRVAEPTSDQPLSVHPDCSAAVEKPYQCKQCGNSFTRKGHLTIHSRTHMGEKSYLCKQCGKSFIQKGDLDRHTKIHTGDNPYQCKQCGKMFSQKGSLTVHSRIHTGEKPYQCKDCGKAFNQKIELTLHMRAHTGERPYICPVCRKGYIALSYLRRHQRVHTGEKPYQCKECYKGFGYKHRLTSHMSTHTKGHK
- the LOC118363895 gene encoding zinc finger protein 41-like isoform X1; translation: MSKLQLLNVFVTERLSAAAVEIFVVVEKIIAEYQEEICRSAEANERLRRLLDMVSKPEITLHRDFQLLSPAVPPEQQNCEQEWSPSLEQEDPEPTQIKEQQELRLSQEDLPQPSRLYQNQIVGDGERSALPIIITEEIKTEPDVEDYRVAEPTSDQPLSVHPDCSAAVEKPYQCKQCGNSFTRKGHLTIHSRTHMGEKSYLCKQCGKSFIQKGDLDRHTKIHTGDNPYQCKQCGKMFSQKGSLTVHSRIHTGEKPYQCKDCGKAFNQKIELTLHMRAHTGERPYICPVCRKGYIALSYLRRHQRVHTGEKPYQCKECYKGFGYKHRLTSHMSTHTKGHK